Proteins found in one Deltaproteobacteria bacterium genomic segment:
- a CDS encoding ROK family protein produces the protein MTFVIGIDVGGTHLRMALVDRKGKVSGARKALVGSHRKPEEIVSLIEREILSLEKGAGIKASGIGVGLPGIVSADEGIVYASPHYPQWKDVDFQRRIEEGLNRPVVVDNDANLIAVGEHWLGVVRDWPDFLMLTLGTGIGGAIVIDGRIYHGPCGFAGEFGHMVIDAEGPFCTCGSRGCFETFMSATALNRMVRQAVADDEIPGSAGLHLLLEADPSTVAGKLADEAKKGNEAARGILNRMGYYLGIGLASLTNVTGIDRIVLGGGLIFSSDLWLPPAKEELSRRTYAVTASRVEIRLSQLGDSAGILGAASRAFSKLASTA, from the coding sequence ATGACCTTCGTTATCGGCATCGATGTCGGCGGAACGCATCTTCGGATGGCGCTGGTTGACCGGAAAGGGAAAGTTTCCGGCGCGAGAAAGGCGCTTGTCGGCTCGCATCGCAAACCGGAAGAAATTGTTTCCCTGATCGAGAGGGAAATTTTATCCCTCGAAAAAGGGGCGGGGATCAAGGCGTCGGGTATTGGTGTGGGGCTTCCTGGAATTGTTTCGGCGGATGAAGGGATTGTCTACGCCTCTCCCCATTACCCGCAATGGAAGGATGTCGATTTTCAACGGCGGATCGAAGAGGGGCTGAATCGGCCCGTTGTCGTCGACAATGATGCCAATCTCATTGCCGTGGGGGAGCATTGGTTGGGGGTGGTGCGGGACTGGCCCGATTTTTTAATGCTGACCCTCGGCACCGGCATCGGAGGGGCAATCGTGATTGACGGCCGGATCTATCACGGTCCGTGCGGATTTGCCGGCGAGTTCGGCCACATGGTCATCGATGCGGAAGGGCCCTTCTGTACCTGCGGCTCCCGGGGTTGTTTTGAAACCTTCATGTCGGCGACGGCGCTCAACCGGATGGTCCGGCAAGCGGTTGCCGACGACGAAATCCCCGGATCAGCCGGTCTTCACCTTTTGCTCGAGGCGGACCCTTCCACAGTCGCGGGAAAACTGGCGGATGAGGCAAAAAAGGGGAACGAGGCGGCGCGGGGAATCTTAAACCGGATGGGCTATTATCTCGGAATCGGGCTGGCCTCGCTCACCAATGTGACCGGCATCGACCGGATCGTTCTGGGAGGGGGGCTGATCTTTTCGTCCGACCTTTGGCTCCCCCCCGCCAAAGAAGAACTCTCGCGCCGAACCTATGCCGTTACCGCTTCCCGCGTGGAGATCCGCCTCTCTCAATTGGGGGATTCTGCGGGAATACTGGGGGCGGCAAGCCGTGCATTCTCAAAACTTGCCTCCACGGCCTGA
- the asnB gene encoding asparagine synthase (glutamine-hydrolyzing), which yields MCGITGILHKYDRPVDLAILQKMNRRLAHRGPDDEGYFVEGSVGLGHRRLSIIDLSSGHQPMQTPDKRYTIVFNGEIYNFLEIRSDLEKQGVLFQTHSDTEVLLTLYAMEGKKCLKRLNGMFSFAVWDNKERRLFAACDRMGKKPFYYWDAPSHFAFASECKAFQGHPDFKSEADQEALSHYFQYEYVPAPYSIFRGVRKLPAGHSLVYDQTGLTIKPYWDVPLSDEKCEVGEAEACEKIMKLLDRAVEYRMISDVPLGVFLSGGIDSSAVVGLMARHRSGKDIKTFSINFDEPSFDESAYSSFVAKHFSTDHHFQTLSAQKLIDILPEVAGFLDEPFADYSVIPTYLLSRFTRQTVTVVLGGDGGDELFAGYPTFYADRMARWFTRLPQMAQRAVTRVANALPVSRKDMSLEFMAKQFLYGACFPPVIRNQVWLGAFHQEEQDELFLNQNISRNPLRLVDDVMKNCRSSHPGDRVLYFYQKFYLCGDILVKTDRASMAASLEVRAPFLDINLIEYVSKLPFEMKLKGRATKYILKKALEKVLPSPIIHRKKKGFGIPIALWLRRELKGMLTSLLNREKIKEEGIFNADYIDRLVAGHLSGKKNNRKPLFSLLMFQLWRENFF from the coding sequence ATGTGTGGTATCACGGGCATTCTACACAAGTACGACCGTCCTGTTGATCTTGCCATCCTGCAAAAAATGAACCGCCGTCTCGCCCACCGCGGTCCCGACGACGAAGGCTATTTTGTGGAGGGGTCTGTCGGCCTGGGCCACCGGCGCCTCTCCATCATCGATCTTTCCTCGGGGCATCAGCCGATGCAGACCCCCGACAAACGGTACACGATTGTTTTCAACGGGGAGATTTACAATTTTTTGGAAATCCGTTCGGATCTGGAAAAACAGGGGGTCCTGTTTCAGACTCATTCCGATACCGAAGTTCTCCTGACGCTTTATGCGATGGAGGGAAAAAAATGTCTTAAGCGGCTCAATGGAATGTTCTCGTTTGCCGTCTGGGACAACAAGGAGCGAAGGCTCTTTGCCGCGTGTGACCGGATGGGGAAAAAGCCGTTCTACTACTGGGATGCGCCCTCCCACTTCGCCTTTGCCTCCGAATGCAAGGCCTTTCAGGGGCATCCCGATTTTAAATCCGAAGCGGATCAGGAAGCCTTAAGCCACTATTTTCAGTACGAATATGTCCCCGCTCCCTATTCCATTTTCCGCGGCGTGAGGAAATTACCGGCCGGGCATTCTCTTGTTTACGATCAAACGGGTCTGACGATCAAACCATACTGGGATGTCCCCCTCTCCGACGAGAAGTGTGAAGTCGGAGAGGCCGAGGCCTGTGAAAAAATCATGAAACTTCTCGATCGCGCCGTCGAATACCGGATGATCAGCGACGTCCCGCTCGGGGTCTTCCTCTCCGGAGGAATCGACTCCTCCGCCGTCGTGGGCCTCATGGCGCGCCATCGAAGCGGAAAAGACATCAAGACCTTTTCCATCAATTTCGACGAACCGTCGTTTGACGAATCGGCCTATTCGTCTTTTGTCGCCAAACATTTTTCTACCGACCATCACTTTCAGACCTTGAGTGCTCAAAAGTTGATTGACATCCTTCCCGAGGTGGCGGGATTTTTGGATGAGCCGTTTGCCGATTATTCGGTTATTCCCACCTATCTGCTCTCCCGATTCACCCGTCAAACGGTGACGGTGGTGCTGGGGGGGGACGGAGGGGATGAACTGTTTGCCGGTTATCCCACGTTTTACGCCGATCGCATGGCCCGCTGGTTTACGCGTTTGCCGCAAATGGCGCAACGTGCGGTGACACGCGTCGCCAATGCACTCCCGGTCTCGCGGAAAGATATGAGTTTGGAATTTATGGCAAAGCAGTTTCTCTACGGCGCCTGTTTTCCGCCGGTCATCCGGAATCAGGTCTGGCTGGGGGCGTTTCATCAGGAGGAACAGGATGAATTGTTTTTGAATCAAAATATCTCCCGAAATCCTTTACGGCTGGTGGACGATGTCATGAAAAACTGCCGTTCATCCCATCCCGGCGACCGGGTCCTCTATTTCTATCAGAAATTTTATCTGTGCGGCGACATCCTGGTCAAAACCGACCGGGCCTCGATGGCCGCCTCCCTGGAGGTGCGGGCGCCGTTTCTGGATATCAATCTTATCGAATACGTCTCGAAACTTCCCTTCGAAATGAAACTGAAGGGGCGCGCGACAAAATATATTCTCAAAAAAGCGCTTGAAAAGGTTCTTCCTTCCCCCATCATTCACCGGAAAAAGAAGGGCTTTGGCATTCCAATTGCCCTCTGGCTTCGCCGGGAATTGAAGGGAATGCTCACCTCGCTTTTGAACCGTGAAAAGATAAAAGAAGAGGGGATTTTCAACGCCGATTATATCGACCGGCTTGTCGCGGGGCATCTTTCCGGAAAAAAGAACAACCGAAAGCCGCTTTTTTCCCTTTTGATGTTCCAGTTGTGGCGGGAGAATTTTTTTTAG
- the efp gene encoding elongation factor P yields MSISANQLRPGNIIQHDGKLWLCLESVHKTPGNLRAFIQAKMRGVKDGVQKEFRFSSTEMLDRVSLRERAMQFLYVDGDFYNFMDNENYEQVHLSKDLVGEAANYLLPDAQVKVTFFEESPIGIALPPAMDFTVTEAEPGMKTATASASYKNAKIETGVAVKVPQFVEAGDRITINPATGEYLERAKNK; encoded by the coding sequence GTGTCCATATCCGCCAATCAACTGCGTCCCGGGAACATCATTCAACATGATGGAAAACTGTGGCTTTGCCTTGAATCGGTCCACAAAACGCCGGGAAACCTTCGCGCCTTTATCCAGGCCAAGATGAGAGGCGTCAAGGATGGCGTCCAGAAGGAATTCCGCTTTTCCTCCACCGAAATGCTCGACCGCGTTTCGCTTCGCGAGCGGGCGATGCAGTTTCTTTACGTCGACGGCGATTTTTACAACTTCATGGACAACGAAAACTACGAGCAGGTCCATCTCTCCAAAGACCTGGTCGGCGAGGCGGCCAACTATCTTCTCCCCGACGCACAGGTAAAAGTCACCTTCTTTGAAGAAAGCCCCATCGGCATCGCCCTCCCCCCGGCCATGGATTTCACCGTGACGGAGGCCGAGCCGGGAATGAAAACCGCCACCGCCTCCGCCTCGTACAAAAACGCCAAGATCGAAACGGGGGTTGCTGTCAAAGTACCCCAGTTCGTCGAGGCGGGCGACCGCATCACCATCAACCCGGCGACGGGAGAATATCTTGAACGCGCAAAAAACAAATAA
- a CDS encoding DUF2442 domain-containing protein — protein sequence MYRPIDVKPLARYKIWVKFSDGAEGEVDLSPLMGKGVFARWKEKVNTLHHHHA from the coding sequence ATGTATAGGCCTATTGATGTAAAACCGTTGGCCCGGTATAAAATATGGGTCAAGTTCTCCGATGGCGCGGAAGGCGAGGTCGATTTGTCTCCTCTTATGGGTAAGGGGGTGTTTGCCCGATGGAAAGAGAAGGTGAATACCCTCCATCATCACCATGCCTGA
- a CDS encoding BrnT family toxin, which produces MKEIRFDWDLWNVQKNEQKHGVSALEAESCFYDDKARIFEDLKHATRNENRFVLYGKGLENRVLMVGFTLRKSKVRIITARPASRKERKVYEEKTSRN; this is translated from the coding sequence TTGAAAGAAATCCGATTCGACTGGGACCTGTGGAACGTCCAGAAAAACGAGCAAAAACACGGGGTGTCCGCCCTTGAGGCCGAAAGCTGTTTTTACGATGACAAGGCAAGGATCTTTGAGGACTTAAAGCATGCCACCCGAAACGAGAACCGATTTGTGCTCTACGGCAAGGGGCTGGAAAACAGGGTTTTGATGGTCGGCTTTACTCTTCGGAAATCGAAAGTGCGGATTATCACCGCCCGACCGGCCTCCCGAAAAGAAAGGAAGGTTTATGAAGAAAAAACTTCGCGAAATTAA
- a CDS encoding YIP1 family protein, whose amino-acid sequence MTMERHPTEWEQNYRRQPLQAFVLTAKEIVVSPVLFFKHLKVSDRLFPVAVYTVIAQTVGALVLVGYQALFVFLEPAIFGALFQSIRVGDFASGLVIPLVLGAIVLLVPIFSLIGVFVSAAINHFFLWILKGTKNGFNATLQAVSYAATAQLFVIIPIVGGLAGIYQMILLAIGLKELHDCPWWKSILTVLIPVIVCCLGFVFFIGVLLAVLVPLILKAAHQVV is encoded by the coding sequence ATGACAATGGAACGCCACCCCACCGAGTGGGAACAAAACTATCGCCGTCAGCCTCTGCAGGCGTTTGTCCTGACGGCCAAGGAAATTGTCGTCTCCCCGGTTTTGTTTTTTAAGCATCTTAAGGTCAGTGATCGTCTCTTCCCGGTTGCGGTCTATACTGTTATCGCCCAGACCGTCGGGGCTTTGGTTCTCGTTGGGTATCAGGCCCTTTTTGTCTTTTTAGAGCCGGCGATTTTTGGGGCTCTTTTTCAATCGATTCGGGTCGGGGATTTTGCCTCCGGCCTTGTGATCCCCCTTGTGTTGGGGGCGATTGTTCTTCTCGTGCCGATTTTTTCGCTTATCGGTGTTTTCGTGTCCGCCGCCATCAATCATTTTTTTCTCTGGATCTTGAAGGGGACAAAAAACGGCTTCAACGCCACACTCCAAGCCGTCTCATACGCCGCCACCGCCCAGCTTTTTGTGATCATCCCGATTGTCGGGGGGTTGGCGGGGATCTACCAGATGATCCTTTTGGCCATCGGCCTCAAGGAACTGCACGACTGCCCCTGGTGGAAGAGTATTCTGACGGTCCTGATCCCGGTTATTGTCTGTTGTCTGGGGTTTGTCTTTTTCATCGGGGTTTTGCTGGCGGTTTTGGTCCCATTGATCCTCAAAGCCGCCCATCAGGTGGTGTGA
- a CDS encoding glycosyltransferase family 2 protein, whose amino-acid sequence MENRKDLDLSVIVPFYNEAENIAEACRRISEVVLKLGISYEIIFVDDGSSDRGFEILRTLAEKDAHLKIIRFTRNFGQTAAMSAGFKEARGRVYLTMDADNQNDPHDIPALLEKMKEGYGCVSGWRKKRKDSLITRRLPSWLANSLISRITGCRLKDYGCTLKVYEARFVDSFTLYGQMHRFIPAYARLAGARITEIAVNHFPRTKGKSKYGLSRTFKVLLDLLTVKFLGSFATTPLYLFGGMGFLLNGAAVLLGVFVLYQKYADHVFAHRNPLLLLAVFLSVVGILSVMMGLIAELLVRTYHESQGKPVYLVQERVNF is encoded by the coding sequence ATGGAAAACAGAAAAGATCTCGATCTTTCGGTGATCGTTCCGTTCTACAACGAGGCGGAAAACATTGCCGAGGCTTGCCGGCGGATCTCCGAAGTTGTTTTGAAACTGGGCATCTCGTACGAGATTATTTTCGTCGATGACGGGTCCTCCGACCGCGGTTTCGAGATCCTTCGAACATTGGCCGAAAAAGATGCCCATCTCAAAATCATCCGCTTTACCCGCAATTTCGGCCAGACGGCCGCCATGTCGGCGGGATTCAAAGAGGCGCGGGGGCGCGTCTACCTTACCATGGATGCCGACAACCAGAACGATCCACACGATATCCCGGCCCTGCTGGAAAAAATGAAAGAGGGTTACGGCTGTGTTTCGGGCTGGCGAAAAAAACGCAAGGATTCCCTCATCACCCGTCGCCTCCCTTCCTGGCTTGCCAATTCCCTCATCTCCCGGATCACCGGCTGTCGGTTGAAAGATTACGGATGCACCCTCAAGGTCTACGAGGCCCGTTTTGTGGACAGTTTTACCCTTTACGGCCAGATGCACCGTTTTATTCCGGCTTATGCCAGACTGGCCGGGGCAAGGATCACCGAAATCGCCGTCAACCATTTTCCGCGGACAAAGGGAAAATCGAAATACGGCTTGAGCCGAACATTCAAGGTTCTGCTTGATCTTCTGACCGTCAAGTTTCTTGGCTCGTTTGCCACGACGCCCCTCTACCTCTTCGGCGGCATGGGGTTCTTGCTCAATGGGGCGGCCGTTCTTCTGGGAGTTTTCGTGCTATACCAGAAATATGCCGATCATGTTTTTGCCCACCGGAATCCCCTGCTCCTCTTGGCTGTCTTTCTTTCGGTGGTGGGCATCCTCTCCGTCATGATGGGGCTGATCGCCGAACTGCTGGTGCGGACCTATCACGAGTCGCAGGGAAAGCCGGTTTATCTGGTGCAGGAGAGGGTGAATTTTTAA
- a CDS encoding PhnD/SsuA/transferrin family substrate-binding protein — MNAQKTNKGESLLFLFLLFLSPPAFSQDKLTIAFIYPGGEGSSADAQPILDRFFDHVQKNGGPALTGAYYPTLETGLSAVKSGKTQVGIVSLETWLTWKKSVPMEIILSTLPAASNNPRERYFFMTTAANPEIIEPARAPVAYASRPVDPVFFKSILMTNIPAEFQADFKLRTAQNLLSELKKIAAGETPGFALLDNFEYASLKKLRGSAPSLDWVKDLRLIYSSPLVPASPVVLFTPIPEEEKEKLASALLSLPNSLEGREILANLRLRGFAKPRIEEYQAVEASFENARLAAPSIPAESPN, encoded by the coding sequence TTGAACGCGCAAAAAACAAATAAAGGAGAGTCCCTTCTCTTCCTCTTTCTCCTCTTCCTGTCCCCTCCCGCCTTCAGCCAAGACAAACTCACCATAGCCTTCATCTATCCCGGCGGTGAAGGATCATCGGCGGACGCCCAGCCGATTCTTGACCGTTTTTTCGATCACGTCCAAAAAAACGGGGGGCCCGCCCTGACAGGGGCCTACTACCCGACACTGGAGACGGGGCTGTCGGCGGTCAAGTCGGGGAAGACCCAAGTGGGAATTGTGAGCCTTGAAACCTGGCTCACCTGGAAAAAAAGCGTCCCGATGGAAATCATCCTGTCCACCCTTCCTGCCGCCTCCAACAACCCGAGGGAGCGGTATTTTTTTATGACCACGGCGGCAAATCCGGAAATCATCGAGCCGGCCAGGGCGCCGGTTGCCTACGCCTCGCGGCCGGTGGATCCGGTTTTTTTCAAATCGATTTTGATGACCAACATCCCCGCCGAATTTCAGGCCGATTTTAAATTGCGGACGGCACAAAACCTCTTAAGCGAGCTGAAAAAAATAGCCGCGGGGGAAACTCCGGGATTCGCGCTTCTGGATAATTTTGAATATGCGTCGCTGAAAAAATTAAGGGGCTCGGCCCCGAGTCTCGACTGGGTGAAGGATTTAAGACTCATCTATTCCTCGCCGCTGGTTCCCGCCTCTCCGGTTGTTTTGTTCACACCCATCCCCGAAGAGGAAAAAGAAAAACTCGCCTCCGCCCTTTTGTCTCTTCCCAATTCGCTGGAGGGAAGAGAAATCCTGGCAAATTTAAGGTTGAGAGGTTTTGCCAAGCCACGGATTGAAGAGTATCAGGCCGTGGAGGCAAGTTTTGAGAATGCACGGCTTGCCGCCCCCAGTATTCCCGCAGAATCCCCCAATTGA
- a CDS encoding GDP-mannose 4,6-dehydratase — protein sequence MNVLVTGAAGFIGSHLCETLLRASHRVIGIDNFNDFYSPALKRQNLEEIKKTAEKTKNFFQCYSGDICDTAMLESLFTEHKIESIIHLAAMAGVRPSIQNPVLYERVNGLGTVNLLEACKKAGVKNFIFGSSSSVYGLNKKIPFVESDPVLLPYSPYAATKRAGELTCHVYHLLYRMNIACLRFFTVYGPRQRPDLAIRKFTELMFQGKSIPIYGDGSFARDFTYIDDIIDGVVKSIDWCLKKTDRPKYDIFNLGESATTSVLELIKLLEEATGITAKKEFLPPQPGDVPITYADVAKSKNILGYNPRTPIREGIKKFVEWYRKAGVSPA from the coding sequence ATGAACGTGCTTGTTACGGGAGCCGCCGGATTTATCGGCTCCCATCTTTGCGAAACGCTCCTTCGCGCCTCTCATCGTGTTATCGGCATCGATAATTTCAACGATTTCTATTCACCGGCGTTGAAGCGGCAAAATCTGGAAGAGATCAAAAAAACAGCCGAAAAAACTAAAAACTTTTTCCAGTGCTACTCCGGTGATATTTGCGATACCGCTATGCTGGAGAGTCTTTTTACCGAGCACAAAATCGAGAGCATCATTCATCTGGCGGCCATGGCTGGGGTCCGGCCGTCGATCCAAAATCCCGTTTTATACGAACGGGTCAACGGTCTCGGCACTGTGAACCTGTTGGAGGCCTGTAAAAAAGCGGGGGTTAAAAATTTCATCTTCGGTTCTTCTTCTTCCGTCTATGGCCTCAATAAAAAAATCCCCTTTGTCGAATCGGACCCCGTCCTTCTTCCCTACTCTCCGTATGCGGCAACCAAGCGGGCCGGTGAGCTGACCTGTCATGTCTATCACCTCCTCTATCGAATGAATATCGCCTGCCTTCGTTTTTTTACCGTCTATGGTCCGCGTCAGCGCCCCGATCTGGCGATTCGCAAATTCACCGAGTTGATGTTCCAGGGCAAATCGATTCCCATCTACGGCGACGGATCATTCGCCCGTGACTTTACCTATATCGACGACATCATCGATGGCGTGGTGAAAAGCATCGACTGGTGCCTTAAAAAGACGGATAGGCCGAAATACGACATCTTCAACCTCGGCGAATCGGCGACGACCAGCGTTTTGGAACTGATCAAGCTCTTGGAAGAGGCTACGGGTATTACGGCCAAAAAGGAGTTTCTTCCTCCCCAGCCGGGGGATGTGCCGATCACTTACGCCGACGTCGCCAAATCGAAGAACATTCTCGGTTATAACCCCCGGACCCCGATTCGGGAGGGAATTAAAAAGTTCGTTGAATGGTATCGAAAAGCGGGGGTCTCACCGGCTTGA
- a CDS encoding ATP-binding protein, translating into MRSIKPEVEATLTDDRKMAFIAGPRQVGKTTLAQAMLAGGPGDEGYYNWDIETHKKMILKDPVYFWQAPPDTPPQRIVLDEIHKYPRWKRFLKGLFDANRRRVEVLVTGSGRLDVYQRGGDSLFGRYHLFHLLPFSVGELLKRDGPPPSPDDCLGRFFDSLPSPATDYFETLWKFGGFPEPFFAADDRKLVQWQNDHRQLVLREDLRDLTQVRELGLVESMIHLLPERIGSPLSINALRESLGVNFKTAQNWIKSLERLYYLFCLRPYSARLDRALRREEKVYFFDWSVLEDPSKRFENMMAVHLLKACLIWTDAGYGQFNLHYVRDKEKREVDFVITSKNRPYLLVEAKLSETESDRSLLYFLERLKPQKGACQIVRNGEATRLVQRGPLNIASAPRFLAAFP; encoded by the coding sequence ATGCGCTCCATCAAACCGGAAGTGGAAGCCACATTAACCGATGACCGGAAGATGGCCTTTATTGCCGGGCCCCGTCAGGTGGGCAAAACCACCTTGGCCCAAGCCATGCTGGCCGGAGGCCCCGGGGATGAAGGCTATTACAACTGGGATATCGAAACCCACAAGAAAATGATCCTGAAGGATCCGGTCTATTTCTGGCAGGCCCCTCCCGACACTCCGCCCCAGCGGATTGTTTTGGATGAAATTCACAAATATCCGAGGTGGAAGCGGTTTTTAAAAGGGCTCTTCGACGCCAACCGCAGGCGCGTGGAAGTGCTGGTCACCGGAAGCGGTCGGCTGGATGTCTATCAAAGGGGGGGCGATTCCCTCTTTGGGCGATACCACCTTTTTCACCTCCTGCCGTTTTCCGTCGGGGAGCTTTTGAAACGCGATGGCCCCCCTCCCTCTCCGGACGATTGTTTGGGCCGGTTTTTTGATTCTTTGCCTTCTCCCGCCACGGACTACTTCGAAACCCTCTGGAAGTTCGGCGGATTTCCGGAGCCCTTTTTCGCCGCCGACGACCGCAAGCTCGTCCAATGGCAAAACGACCATCGCCAGCTGGTCTTGCGCGAAGACTTGAGGGATTTGACCCAGGTGCGGGAGCTGGGACTGGTGGAATCGATGATCCATCTCCTTCCCGAACGCATCGGCTCTCCCCTCTCGATCAATGCCCTCCGCGAAAGCCTCGGGGTTAATTTTAAAACGGCGCAAAACTGGATCAAATCGCTGGAGCGGCTCTATTACCTGTTTTGCCTGCGCCCCTACAGCGCCCGGCTCGACCGCGCTTTAAGGCGCGAGGAGAAGGTTTATTTTTTCGACTGGTCGGTTTTGGAAGATCCGTCAAAACGGTTCGAAAATATGATGGCAGTTCATCTGTTGAAGGCCTGCCTCATCTGGACCGACGCAGGCTACGGACAATTCAATCTGCACTACGTCAGGGACAAGGAAAAGCGGGAGGTCGATTTCGTGATTACCAGCAAAAACAGGCCGTATCTTCTTGTTGAGGCAAAACTGTCGGAAACGGAATCGGACCGTTCTCTCCTTTATTTTCTGGAACGGTTGAAGCCCCAAAAGGGCGCCTGCCAGATCGTGAGAAACGGAGAAGCAACGCGACTGGTTCAAAGAGGTCCTTTGAATATCGCTTCTGCCCCGCGCTTTTTGGCGGCTTTTCCCTGA
- a CDS encoding RsmE family RNA methyltransferase yields MPTFQVRRSEIDKGLFTLAGREAHHLTHVLRAAPRELLRITDREGNLFEARVVEVENGVTLQVERPLPAPPLPCPVHLFLALLKAEKMEFVVQKAVELNIESVHFVIPKRSIVREISPQKWKRLRTIAFESAKQCGRLAALNLVEPLPVDGLMERLQKSMSHFIFRESGDRETVRNLLKKYDVSPPYGLWIGPEGGWEEEEIQTSLRLGFLPATLGPLTLRAETAAIHAISSVLALAF; encoded by the coding sequence ATGCCCACCTTTCAGGTCAGACGATCGGAAATCGACAAAGGGCTCTTCACCCTTGCCGGGAGAGAGGCCCATCATTTGACGCATGTCCTGCGAGCCGCCCCCAGAGAGCTTTTGCGCATCACCGACAGAGAGGGAAATCTTTTTGAGGCGCGGGTGGTGGAGGTTGAAAACGGCGTCACCCTTCAGGTGGAACGCCCCCTTCCGGCTCCCCCCCTTCCTTGTCCGGTGCATCTCTTTCTCGCTCTTTTAAAGGCCGAAAAGATGGAGTTTGTGGTGCAAAAGGCGGTTGAGCTGAACATCGAGTCGGTTCATTTTGTGATCCCAAAAAGATCAATCGTCCGGGAAATTTCCCCCCAAAAGTGGAAGCGCCTGCGGACGATTGCCTTCGAGTCGGCAAAACAGTGCGGCCGTCTTGCGGCTTTAAACCTGGTGGAACCTCTGCCGGTTGACGGACTGATGGAGCGATTGCAAAAGTCGATGTCCCATTTTATTTTCAGGGAAAGCGGGGATCGCGAGACCGTCCGTAATCTCCTGAAAAAGTACGATGTAAGCCCCCCCTACGGCCTCTGGATCGGGCCGGAAGGGGGGTGGGAAGAAGAGGAAATCCAAACGTCGCTTCGACTTGGCTTTCTACCGGCCACCCTTGGGCCTTTGACGCTTCGGGCCGAAACGGCGGCGATTCACGCGATCAGCTCGGTTTTGGCCCTTGCCTTTTGA